In Chromatiales bacterium, a single window of DNA contains:
- a CDS encoding ATP-binding protein, translating into ILANAAARPGPGLPQLVSEQVVIARRQVDYHLARARAAAAATVPGVRSDVRPLVDSIVRVMDRLYQDRKISVTIADNEIAPVFRGEQQDLQEMLGNVLDNAWKWANSRVEVSFLVEGERLVIQVDDDGPGLASEQRQAVLARGVRADEQVPGSGLGLAIVDDLAQLYDGSIELGESPLGGLRVRLTLPAAPVGHVSHG; encoded by the coding sequence CGATCCTGGCCAACGCCGCGGCGCGTCCCGGCCCTGGTCTACCTCAACTGGTTAGTGAGCAGGTGGTGATTGCACGGCGTCAGGTCGACTACCATCTGGCGCGGGCGCGCGCCGCAGCTGCGGCAACTGTTCCCGGCGTGCGCAGTGATGTTCGCCCACTGGTCGATTCTATAGTGCGTGTCATGGACCGTCTGTATCAGGACAGGAAAATCTCTGTCACCATCGCCGACAATGAAATTGCGCCGGTGTTTCGCGGCGAACAACAGGATCTGCAGGAGATGCTCGGTAATGTGCTGGACAATGCCTGGAAGTGGGCGAACAGCCGTGTTGAAGTCTCTTTCCTTGTCGAGGGTGAGCGACTCGTTATACAGGTCGATGACGATGGGCCGGGGCTGGCCTCGGAACAGAGGCAGGCAGTACTGGCCCGAGGCGTTCGGGCTGATGAGCAGGTACCTGGAAGCGGGCTGGGGCTGGCTATCGTCGATGACCTTGCCCAGCTTTATGATGGTTCGATCGAACTGGGCGAATCACCGCTGGGTGGTTTGCGGGTACGGTTGACTCTGCCGGCGGCTCCTGTTGGACATGTATCGCATGGTTAG